Proteins encoded in a region of the Marinobacter arenosus genome:
- a CDS encoding LysE family translocator: MQSYWPEFLTVALVHLLAVASPGPDFAVMLRQALSQSRNKALLTAVGIGLGILLHVAYSLLGIGLVIQQSVWLFNVLKVVGALYLTWIAVQCLRSRATGVYVESGPGQAQSGFAALRLGFLTNALNPKATLFFVSLFSVVIDPGTPIGLQAGYGIYMAVATALWFALVAVFFTLPQVRRGFSRFGHWLDRMMGGVLLLLAGQLLLSTVSGSEPPSGPSPGTDR; the protein is encoded by the coding sequence GTGCAAAGCTATTGGCCGGAATTTCTCACCGTGGCCCTGGTGCATTTGCTGGCGGTTGCCAGCCCGGGGCCGGATTTTGCGGTAATGCTCAGGCAGGCGCTCAGCCAGAGCCGGAACAAGGCCCTTCTTACCGCCGTTGGCATCGGCCTGGGCATTCTGCTGCACGTTGCCTATTCACTGCTGGGCATCGGCCTGGTCATTCAGCAATCGGTGTGGCTGTTCAACGTCCTCAAGGTGGTCGGCGCCCTCTATCTGACCTGGATTGCCGTGCAGTGCCTCCGTTCTCGCGCCACCGGCGTCTATGTCGAGTCTGGCCCCGGACAGGCACAGTCCGGCTTCGCCGCGCTGCGACTCGGCTTCCTGACCAACGCGCTGAATCCTAAGGCCACGCTGTTCTTCGTCTCGCTGTTCTCCGTGGTGATCGACCCCGGCACGCCCATCGGGCTGCAGGCCGGTTACGGTATCTACATGGCCGTGGCGACTGCCCTGTGGTTCGCCCTGGTCGCCGTGTTCTTTACCCTGCCCCAGGTCCGCCGGGGGTTCAGCCGGTTCGGGCACTGGCTTGACCGCATGATGGGCGGTGTCCTGCTGCTTCTGGCCGGTCAACTGCTGCTTTCTACAGTGAGCGGATCAGAGCCTCCGTCTGGTCCCAGCCCAGGCACGGATCGGTGA
- a CDS encoding TRAP transporter substrate-binding protein: MKIRSVLSAAVLAVATTFAATQALAQETFTLRLAETWGPNFPIFGDATKNMAAMAEKMSDGRLRIRIDSANKHKAPFGVFDMVKAGQYDMGHSASYYWKGKVPNTLFFTSMPFGMTALEQYAWFYYGDGMDLMQEVYEPHNLMSFPGGNTGIQMGGWFRKEIKSVDDLQGLKMRIPGFAGEVFAEVGVSPTNIAPGELYTALERNTIDAAEWVGPALDLRLGFQQIADYYYTGWHEPATELQFLVNKKVWEKLPADLQEILRISMRTAAYDMLIESQHENAKAWASIKEEHPDVQIKTFPKEVFHAMYEANQKLLNEAAAGDELASKIVESQENYLEMSRAYTDISERAYLNTMAEVE, encoded by the coding sequence ATGAAGATCCGTTCTGTTCTTTCCGCGGCTGTGCTGGCTGTGGCAACTACCTTTGCCGCCACACAGGCGCTCGCACAGGAAACGTTCACTCTCCGTCTCGCAGAAACCTGGGGCCCCAATTTCCCGATCTTTGGCGATGCCACCAAGAACATGGCCGCCATGGCTGAGAAGATGTCCGATGGCCGTCTGCGCATCCGCATCGATTCCGCCAACAAGCATAAGGCACCGTTCGGTGTGTTCGACATGGTCAAGGCCGGCCAGTACGACATGGGCCACTCTGCCTCCTACTACTGGAAAGGCAAGGTTCCCAACACCCTGTTCTTCACCAGCATGCCGTTCGGCATGACGGCGCTGGAGCAATACGCCTGGTTCTACTACGGCGACGGCATGGACCTGATGCAGGAAGTGTATGAGCCGCACAACCTGATGTCCTTCCCGGGCGGCAACACCGGCATCCAGATGGGCGGCTGGTTCCGCAAGGAAATCAAATCTGTGGATGACCTGCAGGGCCTGAAGATGCGGATTCCGGGCTTTGCCGGCGAGGTGTTCGCCGAGGTTGGCGTCAGCCCGACCAACATCGCCCCGGGCGAGCTGTACACCGCGCTTGAGCGTAACACCATCGACGCGGCTGAGTGGGTAGGCCCGGCTCTGGATCTGCGTCTGGGTTTCCAGCAGATTGCTGACTACTACTACACCGGCTGGCACGAGCCGGCGACCGAGCTGCAGTTCCTGGTCAACAAGAAGGTCTGGGAGAAACTGCCCGCCGACCTGCAGGAAATCCTGCGCATCTCCATGCGTACTGCGGCCTATGACATGCTGATCGAATCCCAGCACGAAAACGCCAAGGCCTGGGCCAGCATCAAGGAAGAGCATCCGGACGTGCAGATCAAGACGTTCCCGAAGGAAGTTTTCCACGCCATGTATGAGGCCAACCAGAAGCTTCTGAATGAAGCCGCTGCAGGTGATGAACTCGCCAGCAAGATTGTCGAGTCTCAGGAAAACTACCTGGAGATGAGCCGCGCCTACACGGATATTTCCGAGCGCGCTTACCTCAACACAATGGCCGAAGTCGAGTAA
- a CDS encoding 3-deoxy-7-phosphoheptulonate synthase yields MPPSTDALEGNEALTGAEPLSQASLQPRQEVALPTPSALRQQLPVDAALTRRIAGQREAIRRVLRGEDDRTLIVMGPCSIHDEVAALEYGEKLKTLADAVSDRFLVVMRAYLEKPRTTVGWKGLLYDPERTGSGDLNAGLVRSRRLLLNLSQMGLPLATEALSPFAMDYLGDLVSWTAIGARTTESQVHRELVSGLPMPVGFKNGTDGSVGVATNAMKSAAHPHHHMGVSIDGAPVMITTAGNPDTHLVLRGGRGVTNYDADSIAAAVQSLEGAGLSTAIMVDCSHDNARKQAERQLDIARQVMAQRQAGNSHVRGLMLESFLEPGRQDDGDDLVYGCSITDPCLGWDQTEALIRSL; encoded by the coding sequence ATGCCGCCTAGTACTGACGCACTTGAGGGGAACGAAGCCCTGACCGGTGCTGAGCCGCTGAGCCAGGCCTCACTGCAGCCACGCCAGGAAGTCGCTTTGCCGACCCCCTCCGCACTCCGTCAGCAGCTGCCGGTTGATGCCGCACTGACCCGACGGATTGCCGGTCAAAGGGAGGCGATTCGTCGAGTCTTGAGGGGAGAGGATGACCGAACCCTGATCGTAATGGGGCCGTGTTCCATTCACGATGAAGTCGCAGCACTGGAATACGGGGAAAAACTGAAAACCCTGGCGGATGCGGTGAGTGATCGTTTCCTCGTTGTCATGCGGGCGTACCTGGAGAAGCCGCGTACCACCGTGGGCTGGAAGGGGCTGCTCTATGACCCTGAGCGCACCGGTTCCGGGGACCTGAATGCCGGCCTGGTGCGTTCCCGGCGGTTGCTGCTCAACCTCTCCCAAATGGGCCTGCCGCTGGCGACCGAGGCGCTCAGCCCGTTTGCGATGGACTATCTGGGCGATCTGGTGAGCTGGACGGCTATTGGCGCCCGCACCACCGAATCGCAGGTTCATCGGGAGCTGGTCAGTGGCCTGCCCATGCCGGTCGGATTCAAGAACGGAACGGATGGGAGTGTTGGGGTGGCCACCAACGCGATGAAATCCGCCGCCCACCCACATCATCACATGGGGGTCTCCATCGACGGCGCGCCGGTGATGATAACCACCGCGGGTAATCCGGATACCCACCTGGTGTTGCGCGGAGGCCGTGGCGTGACCAATTACGATGCCGACAGTATTGCAGCGGCCGTGCAGTCGCTGGAGGGTGCCGGGCTGTCAACGGCGATCATGGTCGATTGCAGCCACGACAACGCCCGGAAACAGGCCGAACGCCAGTTGGACATTGCCCGGCAGGTGATGGCCCAGCGCCAGGCCGGCAATTCCCATGTCCGGGGCCTGATGCTGGAAAGCTTCCTTGAGCCGGGCCGGCAGGACGACGGCGATGACCTGGTTTACGGCTGCTCCATCACCGATCCGTGCCTGGGCTGGGACCAGACGGAGGCTCTGATCCGCTCACTGTAG
- a CDS encoding dihydrolipoyl dehydrogenase, with protein sequence MDKRVVDVAIIGVGTAGMVAYQRVRKATDRILLIEANRYGTTCARVGCMPSKLLIAAADRAHQMETAPLFGVSAGGVGIDGKAVMKRVRQERDRFVASVVESVDRFPDAHRLFGHARFAGPKRLMVEVGNGEEQEVRAERIIIATGSRPNIPAFLKEAKDRLVVNDDLFEWQTLPESVAVFGPGVIGLELGQALSRLGVRVRMFGVGGAIGSIRDESIRQCALATFNREFPLDPDADVRTIERTGEGVRVAFRDPERGVVSETFDYLLAATGRRPNVDGLDIQNADIELDDRGMPVFDPHTLRCGDSHIFIAGDANNALPLLHEAADEGRIAGDNAATYPDVRAGLRRTPLAVVFTDPQIASVGLTIDEVNERCRGCFSVGEVSFEDQGRSRIIGQNRGLLRVYGEHGSGLLMGAEMFGPAAEHLAHLLAWSVQRRLTVSEVLDMPFYHPVIEEGLRTALKQLNRNLSLGPEPAEGCTDCGPGV encoded by the coding sequence ATGGATAAGCGAGTCGTCGACGTAGCCATCATTGGAGTCGGTACTGCCGGTATGGTGGCGTACCAGCGCGTCCGAAAAGCCACCGACCGGATCTTGCTGATTGAAGCGAACCGGTACGGAACCACCTGTGCCAGGGTCGGGTGCATGCCGAGCAAGTTGCTGATTGCCGCCGCTGATCGTGCCCACCAGATGGAGACGGCGCCCCTGTTTGGCGTGTCGGCGGGTGGTGTCGGTATCGATGGCAAGGCCGTCATGAAGCGGGTTCGTCAGGAACGGGACCGCTTTGTTGCGTCGGTGGTGGAGTCAGTCGACCGGTTTCCCGATGCGCATCGCCTGTTCGGGCATGCCCGATTCGCCGGCCCCAAACGACTGATGGTGGAAGTGGGCAATGGCGAAGAGCAGGAAGTTCGGGCTGAACGCATCATCATTGCCACCGGCTCCCGCCCGAATATCCCCGCCTTCCTGAAGGAGGCCAAGGACCGGCTGGTGGTGAACGATGATCTGTTCGAGTGGCAGACACTGCCGGAATCGGTGGCCGTCTTCGGCCCCGGCGTCATCGGCCTTGAATTGGGCCAGGCCCTGAGCCGTCTGGGGGTTCGGGTCAGGATGTTCGGGGTGGGCGGTGCCATCGGATCCATCCGGGATGAATCGATCCGGCAGTGTGCGCTGGCAACCTTCAATCGGGAGTTTCCGCTGGATCCGGATGCCGATGTACGGACGATCGAGCGCACCGGCGAGGGGGTCCGGGTAGCCTTCCGCGATCCGGAGCGGGGTGTGGTGTCCGAGACGTTTGATTACCTGCTCGCGGCAACCGGCCGGCGTCCCAACGTGGATGGCCTCGACATCCAGAACGCCGACATTGAACTGGATGACCGTGGCATGCCCGTTTTCGATCCCCATACCCTCCGGTGCGGTGACAGTCATATCTTCATTGCCGGTGATGCCAACAACGCCCTGCCTCTGTTGCACGAAGCGGCGGATGAAGGCCGTATCGCCGGGGATAATGCCGCCACCTACCCGGACGTTCGGGCGGGTCTTCGCCGGACGCCGCTTGCGGTGGTGTTCACCGACCCCCAGATTGCCTCGGTGGGCCTGACCATTGATGAAGTGAATGAGCGATGCCGGGGGTGCTTCTCGGTGGGAGAGGTCTCATTCGAGGATCAGGGCAGGAGCCGTATTATCGGTCAGAACCGGGGGCTGTTGCGGGTTTACGGCGAGCATGGCAGCGGATTGTTGATGGGCGCCGAAATGTTCGGACCGGCCGCCGAGCACCTCGCTCATCTGCTGGCGTGGTCGGTGCAACGCCGGCTGACGGTCAGTGAGGTTCTGGACATGCCGTTTTACCACCCGGTCATCGAAGAAGGCTTGCGCACAGCCTTGAAACAGCTCAATCGCAACCTCAGTCTTGGCCCTGAGCCGGCTGAAGGTTGCACCGATTGTGGGCCGGGCGTCTAG
- a CDS encoding DnaJ domain-containing protein, which produces MQWILGLALAAAVFVILKKWGALTPEKQKSAIWKIALLAGGALLVFMVLTGRVHVLTAAVAALIPLLRKLPAALKYVPLFRQHLGPGAADGGREGQHRATTADGSMSEREACEVLGVAAECTEEEIVAAHRRLIQKLHPDRGGNDYLAAKINEAKSILLRRYRS; this is translated from the coding sequence ATGCAGTGGATTCTCGGCCTCGCTCTGGCGGCTGCCGTTTTTGTGATTCTTAAAAAGTGGGGCGCCCTGACGCCCGAGAAGCAGAAATCGGCCATCTGGAAGATTGCCCTGTTGGCGGGTGGGGCGCTGCTGGTGTTCATGGTGCTGACCGGTCGCGTGCATGTGCTGACGGCAGCGGTAGCCGCGCTGATTCCTCTGCTCCGCAAACTGCCGGCTGCGTTGAAGTATGTCCCGCTTTTTCGCCAACATCTTGGGCCGGGCGCTGCCGACGGTGGCCGTGAAGGCCAACACCGGGCCACCACCGCCGATGGCAGTATGTCGGAGCGGGAAGCCTGCGAGGTACTGGGCGTGGCGGCTGAATGCACGGAGGAGGAGATCGTCGCCGCCCACCGGCGACTGATCCAGAAACTGCATCCGGACCGGGGCGGCAACGATTACCTGGCCGCCAAGATCAACGAAGCCAAGAGCATCCTGCTTCGTCGCTACCGGTCCTGA
- a CDS encoding TRAP transporter small permease subunit: MRWIIKLDEGLARLSNLCGWVACIAMILMAANVFYNVVSRYAFNEVSIGLQEMEWHLYSIVFLFGIPYALRSDGHVRVDVFYTNWNNKAKAWVNIVGAVIFVIPFAYLIGTYGYSFALDSYNMGEGSGDPGGLPHRYLIKSVIPITAFFIATSGIGMVTHAIRVLSGEKSYTGEHSAGGLA, encoded by the coding sequence ATGCGGTGGATTATCAAACTGGACGAGGGCCTCGCTCGCTTGTCCAATCTTTGTGGGTGGGTCGCCTGTATCGCGATGATACTGATGGCAGCCAACGTGTTTTACAACGTGGTTTCCCGCTACGCGTTCAACGAAGTGTCGATTGGCCTGCAGGAGATGGAGTGGCATCTGTATTCCATCGTGTTCCTGTTTGGTATCCCCTACGCACTGCGCTCGGACGGCCATGTTCGCGTCGACGTTTTCTACACCAACTGGAACAACAAGGCGAAGGCCTGGGTCAACATTGTCGGCGCCGTTATCTTTGTCATTCCCTTTGCCTACCTGATCGGCACCTACGGTTACAGCTTTGCGCTGGATTCCTACAACATGGGTGAAGGCAGTGGCGATCCGGGCGGCCTGCCCCACCGCTACCTCATCAAGTCGGTCATACCGATCACCGCATTCTTCATTGCCACCAGCGGCATCGGCATGGTCACCCACGCCATCCGAGTGCTGTCGGGCGAGAAGAGCTACACAGGCGAGCACAGCGCGGGAGGTTTGGCATGA
- a CDS encoding secretin N-terminal domain-containing protein, with product MTTVMPSYLRRRAGPLTAAITLLVSLCLLSTSALAQSQARVFELRNRPASDVANQIRSLYQDTSLTVTARGQQVVVRGDEQLIDEIGMLIGTLDVAAVQLRISVRSTEDIGGKRSGAGFSGSEDRLNVNVERKVTSTSNARQRSLIVQDGQSAHVTSGQVRTLPFAIQGGRNPAAILQQVETRSGFLVSPQVISDHAIELNIVSFEEDPASLPGYETEALVTVRRVEPGQWVSLGSTSTDANSQRSGITYGVSSSRSENRSFEVKVDILP from the coding sequence ATGACAACAGTAATGCCCTCCTACCTCCGACGACGCGCCGGTCCCCTGACCGCAGCGATAACGCTGCTTGTTTCCTTGTGCCTGTTATCCACGAGCGCCCTGGCGCAATCCCAGGCCCGGGTCTTCGAGCTTCGCAACCGGCCCGCCAGCGATGTCGCCAACCAGATCCGGTCGCTCTACCAGGACACGTCACTGACTGTGACCGCAAGGGGGCAGCAGGTGGTGGTCCGTGGGGATGAACAACTGATCGATGAAATCGGCATGCTCATTGGTACCCTGGACGTGGCGGCCGTGCAGCTGCGCATCAGTGTCCGATCCACGGAAGACATCGGCGGCAAGCGCTCCGGCGCAGGTTTCTCCGGCTCGGAGGACCGGCTCAACGTGAACGTTGAGCGCAAGGTCACCAGCACCAGCAATGCCCGCCAGCGAAGCCTCATCGTGCAGGATGGCCAGTCGGCCCACGTGACGTCGGGTCAGGTCCGCACCCTGCCGTTTGCCATCCAGGGCGGGCGTAACCCCGCCGCCATTCTGCAACAGGTCGAAACCCGGAGCGGATTCCTGGTGAGCCCCCAGGTCATTTCCGACCATGCCATCGAGCTGAATATCGTATCCTTCGAGGAGGACCCAGCGTCCCTGCCCGGGTACGAAACCGAGGCGTTGGTCACGGTACGACGGGTGGAGCCGGGGCAATGGGTGTCGCTCGGCAGCACCTCCACCGACGCCAACAGCCAGCGTTCCGGAATTACCTACGGTGTCAGCAGTAGCCGGAGCGAGAACAGGAGCTTTGAGGTCAAGGTCGACATCCTGCCCTGA
- a CDS encoding NAD(P)/FAD-dependent oxidoreductase, protein MEYYDLIIVGAGPAGSTLAHSLQDSGKRILIIDKQNFPRDKTCAGWVTPAVLDTLHVDKDEYSRGRTLQPIRRFRIGMMGQPPVENDHHEVVSYGIRRCEFDAYLLDRVEVPKILATPVKSIVRRAGNWRINDTWEAPLVVGAGGHFCPVARLLGEGPGSHETVVAAKEVEFEMTPEQADVCKARGDTPELWFCRDLKGYAWVFRKGNFLNIGLGREDNHKLTEHLEAFVQDMKDAGRIPEDLPGRFKGHAYLLYAHAERPLVDDGVLLIGDSAGLAYTQSGEGIRPAVESALMAADVIRHAADYSASSLQVYGDAIAERFGNRATDLDQGWQVPDWVKMPLASTLMRSQWFTRKVVTEKWFLHQQVPPLDLRFDHAATGSVTSAL, encoded by the coding sequence ATGGAGTACTACGACCTGATCATCGTCGGCGCCGGTCCGGCCGGCTCCACGCTCGCCCATAGCCTGCAGGACAGCGGCAAGCGCATTTTGATCATCGACAAGCAGAATTTCCCCCGGGACAAGACCTGCGCCGGCTGGGTGACACCGGCGGTGTTGGACACCCTGCACGTGGACAAGGACGAGTACAGCCGGGGCCGGACACTTCAGCCGATCCGACGCTTTCGCATTGGCATGATGGGGCAACCGCCGGTGGAGAACGATCACCACGAAGTGGTCAGCTATGGCATCCGCCGTTGCGAGTTCGACGCCTACCTCCTGGACCGGGTCGAGGTGCCGAAAATCCTGGCGACGCCGGTGAAGAGTATTGTCCGCAGGGCCGGCAACTGGCGGATCAACGATACCTGGGAGGCACCACTGGTTGTGGGCGCCGGAGGCCACTTCTGCCCAGTGGCACGGTTGCTCGGCGAAGGGCCCGGAAGCCACGAAACCGTGGTCGCGGCCAAGGAAGTGGAGTTCGAGATGACTCCGGAACAGGCGGACGTCTGCAAGGCTCGGGGCGACACGCCGGAACTCTGGTTCTGTCGAGACCTCAAGGGCTATGCCTGGGTGTTCCGCAAGGGCAATTTCCTGAACATCGGGCTCGGACGGGAGGACAATCACAAGCTGACCGAGCACCTTGAGGCTTTCGTTCAGGACATGAAAGACGCCGGACGCATTCCAGAGGATCTGCCCGGCCGGTTCAAGGGCCACGCCTACCTGCTGTATGCTCACGCCGAACGACCTCTGGTGGATGACGGCGTACTGCTGATTGGCGACTCCGCAGGGCTGGCCTACACCCAGAGTGGCGAGGGCATCCGGCCGGCGGTCGAGTCCGCACTGATGGCGGCGGACGTCATACGCCATGCGGCCGACTATTCGGCATCGTCCCTGCAGGTGTACGGCGATGCCATTGCCGAACGTTTTGGTAATCGCGCCACGGACCTGGACCAGGGGTGGCAGGTACCGGATTGGGTCAAGATGCCACTGGCCAGCACCCTGATGCGCTCCCAATGGTTCACGCGCAAGGTGGTCACCGAAAAGTGGTTCCTTCATCAACAGGTGCCGCCGCTTGACCTGCGCTTCGACCACGCGGCGACCGGCTCTGTAACATCGGCGCTCTAG
- a CDS encoding SAM-dependent methyltransferase, which yields MTQSTAQKTEQTGREHKPHVLTLPLEAAQTDRQPHNYERWLIAKLMRMAGSPPIRFRLWNGDVIEPQGQEAKYVLHLSDPKALYSLVANPNLAFGDLYSAGRLEVEGELPDLMETLYRSVHAARQTWPKWLDALWRNHNPRSTGISEAKENIHHHYDLGNEFYRLWLDQAEMQYTCAYYERPDLTLEQAQLAKLEHVCRKLRLKPGMTVVEAGCGWGGLARYMARHYGVKVHSYNISREQLAYAREEARRQQLDHLIDYVEDDYRNIEGQYDAFVSIGMLEHVGKDNYPALSELIKRSLKPNGIALLHSIGRNRPMLMNAWIEKRIFPGAYPPSIGEFMTICEHGDFSVLDVENLRLHYAQTLTHWMERFDQNQDAVSDQYDEHFTRAWRMYLAGSIAAFRAGSLQLFQVVFTHGENNDLPQSRQDLYAQPAAPEDV from the coding sequence ATGACTCAGAGTACTGCCCAGAAAACCGAGCAGACGGGCCGCGAACACAAGCCGCACGTGCTGACTTTGCCATTGGAAGCAGCGCAGACTGACCGGCAACCCCACAATTACGAGCGCTGGCTCATCGCGAAACTGATGCGAATGGCCGGCTCGCCTCCGATTCGATTCCGGCTGTGGAACGGGGATGTGATCGAGCCACAGGGCCAGGAAGCGAAATATGTGCTGCACCTGTCGGATCCCAAGGCGCTCTATTCACTGGTGGCCAACCCCAATCTGGCGTTCGGCGACCTGTACAGTGCCGGACGGCTGGAAGTCGAGGGCGAGTTGCCGGACCTGATGGAGACCCTGTACCGATCGGTTCATGCGGCGCGACAGACCTGGCCGAAATGGCTCGATGCGCTGTGGCGTAACCACAATCCGAGGTCAACCGGGATCTCGGAAGCGAAGGAGAACATCCATCACCATTACGACCTGGGGAACGAGTTCTACCGGCTGTGGCTGGACCAGGCCGAAATGCAGTACACCTGCGCCTATTACGAGCGACCCGACCTGACCCTGGAGCAGGCCCAGCTCGCCAAACTGGAGCATGTGTGCCGCAAGCTGCGGCTGAAGCCCGGCATGACGGTGGTGGAGGCAGGTTGTGGCTGGGGCGGCCTGGCCCGCTACATGGCTCGCCATTATGGCGTCAAAGTCCACTCCTACAACATATCGCGGGAACAGCTCGCCTACGCCCGGGAGGAAGCCCGCCGGCAGCAGCTGGATCACCTGATCGATTACGTGGAGGACGACTACCGCAACATCGAGGGTCAATACGATGCCTTTGTTTCGATCGGCATGCTTGAGCACGTGGGCAAGGACAACTATCCGGCCCTGTCCGAGCTGATCAAACGCAGTCTCAAGCCCAACGGTATTGCCCTGCTCCACAGCATCGGGCGCAACCGCCCCATGCTGATGAATGCCTGGATCGAGAAGCGGATCTTCCCCGGCGCCTACCCGCCAAGCATCGGCGAGTTCATGACCATCTGCGAGCACGGTGATTTTTCGGTTCTGGATGTCGAGAACCTCCGACTGCATTACGCGCAGACCCTGACCCACTGGATGGAACGATTCGACCAGAATCAGGACGCCGTGTCAGACCAGTACGACGAGCACTTTACCCGTGCCTGGCGGATGTACCTCGCGGGTTCCATCGCCGCCTTCCGTGCCGGTTCCCTGCAACTGTTCCAGGTCGTGTTCACCCACGGTGAGAACAACGACCTGCCCCAGAGTCGACAGGACCTCTACGCCCAACCCGCCGCGCCGGAGGACGTCTGA
- a CDS encoding Dps family protein, which yields MGKNFIGLDTEKTEKLAASLNDLLANYQIFYMNVRGYHWNIKGDNFFELHVKFEELYDDLLLKIDEIAERVLTLGHRPAHAYSTYIEKSEVPERKDVSDGREAMENIVESFAKLIGKQRELLSLAGDAEDEGTVALMSDYISQQEKTVWMYRSYLGH from the coding sequence ATGGGTAAGAACTTTATTGGACTGGACACGGAAAAAACCGAAAAGCTGGCAGCGTCGCTGAACGATCTGCTGGCCAACTACCAGATCTTTTACATGAACGTGCGTGGTTACCATTGGAACATCAAGGGCGACAACTTTTTCGAACTGCACGTGAAGTTTGAAGAGCTCTATGATGATCTTCTGCTCAAGATTGACGAGATTGCCGAGCGGGTGTTGACACTGGGCCACCGCCCGGCCCACGCCTACAGCACCTACATCGAGAAGTCGGAAGTGCCGGAACGCAAAGACGTTTCCGACGGCCGCGAGGCGATGGAAAACATCGTCGAGAGCTTCGCCAAGCTGATCGGTAAACAGCGCGAGCTGCTGAGCCTTGCGGGCGATGCCGAGGACGAGGGCACAGTGGCCCTGATGAGCGACTACATCTCGCAACAGGAAAAAACGGTCTGGATGTACCGCAGTTACCTGGGCCATTGA
- a CDS encoding TRAP transporter large permease — protein MIGMIMFGVAMLMLMLGFPVAFTFGGVALFFGIYAEGMDLFAFMPFRIMSVMQNTVLMAVPLFIFMGVVLQRTRLAEQLLTSMGRLFGGLPGGLAISTILVGALLAASTGVVGASVVAMGLISLPVMLAHKYDKRLSTGTICASGTLGQIVPPSIILIILGDVIGLPVGDLFKAAVWPGVVLISLYIIYILVLTRLKPETAPAMPEDPTRSRKQEIISALLAIIPPLALIIVVLGSIFSGIATPTESSALGGVGAVILALIYRQFSFQMIWDSAKDTVKVTAMVFAILIGATAFSMVFSYTGGDYLLEDWLHALPGDEWGFIILSMLVILILGFFIDFVEISFIIVPILAPVAEAMGINMLWFAILIAMNLQTSFLTPPFGFSLFYLKGVAPPEVQTVDIYRGIIPFILIQILVLAMIVIFPEWFGMSASY, from the coding sequence ATGATCGGCATGATTATGTTCGGCGTCGCGATGCTGATGCTGATGCTGGGTTTCCCGGTCGCCTTCACCTTCGGTGGCGTTGCGCTGTTTTTCGGCATCTACGCCGAGGGCATGGACCTGTTTGCGTTCATGCCGTTCCGCATCATGAGCGTCATGCAGAATACCGTGTTGATGGCCGTGCCGCTGTTCATCTTCATGGGGGTTGTCCTGCAACGCACCCGGCTGGCTGAGCAGCTGCTCACCTCCATGGGCCGCCTCTTCGGCGGTCTGCCCGGCGGCCTGGCCATCTCCACGATCCTCGTGGGTGCCCTGCTCGCCGCGTCCACCGGTGTGGTGGGCGCCAGTGTGGTGGCCATGGGTCTGATCTCCCTGCCGGTCATGCTGGCGCACAAGTACGACAAGCGCCTGAGTACGGGCACCATCTGTGCGTCCGGCACCCTTGGGCAGATTGTTCCCCCCTCCATCATCCTGATCATCCTCGGCGACGTTATCGGGCTGCCGGTGGGCGATCTGTTCAAGGCTGCGGTATGGCCAGGCGTGGTGCTGATCAGCCTGTACATCATCTACATTCTGGTCCTGACCCGACTCAAGCCGGAAACCGCACCGGCCATGCCGGAAGATCCGACCCGCTCGCGCAAGCAGGAAATCATCTCGGCCCTGCTGGCCATCATTCCACCGCTGGCACTGATCATTGTGGTACTCGGCTCCATCTTCAGCGGCATCGCCACCCCGACCGAATCCTCCGCACTCGGTGGTGTCGGTGCCGTCATTCTTGCCCTGATCTACCGGCAGTTCTCGTTCCAGATGATCTGGGACAGCGCCAAGGACACCGTCAAGGTCACCGCGATGGTCTTCGCCATCCTGATCGGCGCGACCGCGTTCTCCATGGTGTTCAGCTACACCGGCGGCGATTACCTGCTGGAAGACTGGCTGCATGCCCTGCCCGGCGACGAATGGGGCTTCATCATCCTGTCGATGCTGGTCATCCTGATCCTGGGCTTCTTCATCGATTTCGTGGAGATTTCCTTCATCATCGTACCGATCCTGGCACCGGTGGCCGAGGCCATGGGCATCAACATGCTCTGGTTCGCCATCCTGATCGCCATGAACCTGCAGACCAGCTTCCTGACCCCACCCTTCGGGTTCTCCCTGTTCTACCTGAAAGGTGTGGCGCCGCCGGAGGTGCAGACCGTGGATATCTATCGCGGCATCATTCCCTTCATACTGATCCAGATCCTGGTTCTGGCGATGATCGTCATCTTCCCCGAGTGGTTCGGGATGAGCGCCAGCTACTGA